In Haloarcula salinisoli, one genomic interval encodes:
- a CDS encoding gluconate 2-dehydrogenase subunit 3 family protein, whose product MELTRRDALIALGGLGLPLTAWLEDSEPTATELTSEDIETLLALSETLYPSDVTVNSDFIETFVAGQHQLDSDHTSGIVSALTGVRRASSRQTGRRPTELDPSERGDLLRSMGAARAYPDPDGTSVQQIRYYVINNLLYALYTTPKGGELVGNPNPPGYPGGTTAYQAVSTDE is encoded by the coding sequence ATGGAACTGACGAGACGTGACGCGCTGATCGCATTGGGGGGTCTCGGACTTCCTTTGACTGCGTGGCTCGAAGATTCTGAGCCGACTGCGACCGAACTAACTTCCGAGGATATCGAGACCCTCCTCGCGCTCAGCGAGACACTGTACCCGTCAGATGTGACGGTGAATTCCGACTTTATCGAGACGTTTGTCGCTGGGCAACATCAACTCGATTCCGACCACACCTCCGGCATCGTCTCGGCGCTCACTGGCGTGCGGCGTGCGAGCAGTCGCCAGACGGGCCGTCGCCCGACCGAGCTCGACCCGTCGGAACGCGGTGATCTGCTCCGCTCGATGGGGGCTGCCAGGGCGTATCCGGACCCAGACGGGACGTCAGTTCAGCAGATACGGTATTACGTCATCAACAATCTCCTCTATGCCCTCTACACGACGCCGAAAGGTGGAGAGCTGGTCGGGAACCCGAATCCCCCAGGGTATCCGGGCGGAACGACGGCCTATCAGGCGGTGTCGACTGATGAGTGA
- a CDS encoding GMC family oxidoreductase, with product MSESDRTPAAEPDVCIVGSGPAGSLIAYKLAEHGHDVVVLEAGETFEFATRTERMERALRPTHHRTTVWDLDQARDAYTVSGPVSYPANRLRAKGVGGSTLHWGGRVARFTEKDFEMQTRYGYGRDWPVDYEDIRPYYAAAEAAFGVAGAEDNPFGPPREQEYPMDAFPRSHSDSLFAEACSTLDIEVHSVPNARNSESYDGRSQCVGYGTCSPVCPSGAKYDASVHAKKAIEQGATLIDRAVVQRLEHDASGDRITGAVYETPDGTTYTQSADEFVLAAGGIENPRLLLLSESPQHPGGLANSSGAVGKYLMEHPYVGVAGRLDRKTAQNRIGFGTMESYQFYEPGTVGPGSFKIEFSNQGGPKPVELALKQREPLVNLQKTAQNIGIDPLVELGKDTEPIVWGDELRDLIADATGDRFTVVAEIEVLPNERNQVTLDTSETDAFGNPVPNIEWGHFTDYAEETMDAAKDILGNIVDELPGTVRDREVFELRQGAGHSAGTTRMGTDPSASVVDENLRAHDVENLSIAGSSPFVTMGASQPTLTIGATSLRLAEYLHDSVL from the coding sequence ATGAGTGAGTCGGACAGAACACCGGCCGCAGAACCGGATGTCTGTATCGTCGGCTCGGGTCCGGCGGGCTCGCTGATCGCGTACAAACTGGCCGAGCACGGTCACGATGTCGTCGTCCTCGAGGCCGGAGAGACGTTCGAGTTCGCGACACGGACGGAACGAATGGAGCGGGCCCTCCGACCGACACATCACCGGACGACGGTATGGGATCTCGACCAGGCGCGAGACGCCTACACTGTCAGCGGCCCCGTCAGCTACCCGGCCAACAGACTGCGTGCGAAGGGCGTTGGCGGGTCGACGCTCCACTGGGGTGGTCGGGTCGCTCGGTTCACCGAGAAAGACTTCGAGATGCAGACACGCTACGGGTACGGCAGAGACTGGCCGGTCGATTACGAGGATATCAGACCGTACTACGCGGCAGCCGAGGCGGCATTCGGTGTCGCCGGTGCCGAAGACAACCCCTTCGGCCCACCACGTGAGCAGGAGTATCCGATGGACGCGTTCCCGAGAAGCCACTCCGATTCGCTGTTCGCCGAGGCCTGTTCGACTCTTGATATCGAAGTGCATTCGGTCCCGAACGCGCGCAACTCGGAAAGCTACGATGGACGGAGCCAATGTGTCGGGTACGGTACCTGCTCGCCGGTATGTCCATCGGGTGCGAAGTACGACGCCAGCGTCCACGCAAAGAAAGCCATCGAACAGGGTGCGACCCTCATCGATCGGGCGGTGGTCCAGCGGCTCGAACACGATGCCAGCGGCGACCGAATTACCGGAGCCGTGTACGAGACACCAGATGGCACGACATATACCCAGTCAGCCGACGAGTTCGTGCTTGCTGCAGGTGGAATCGAGAACCCACGGCTCCTTCTCCTCTCGGAGTCACCGCAACATCCCGGGGGGCTGGCAAACTCCAGTGGTGCTGTGGGAAAGTATCTGATGGAGCATCCGTACGTCGGTGTTGCGGGCAGGCTCGACCGGAAGACGGCGCAGAACCGCATCGGCTTCGGGACGATGGAATCGTACCAGTTCTACGAACCGGGGACGGTCGGCCCGGGTTCGTTCAAGATCGAGTTCAGTAACCAAGGGGGGCCGAAACCTGTCGAACTGGCCCTCAAGCAGCGCGAACCGCTCGTAAACCTGCAGAAAACAGCGCAGAACATCGGCATAGACCCGCTCGTGGAACTCGGGAAAGACACCGAGCCCATAGTCTGGGGCGACGAACTTCGCGACCTGATCGCCGATGCGACCGGGGACCGGTTCACGGTCGTCGCCGAAATCGAAGTGCTACCGAACGAACGCAACCAGGTCACGCTGGACACCAGTGAAACTGATGCGTTCGGAAACCCCGTGCCGAACATCGAGTGGGGTCATTTCACCGACTACGCCGAAGAGACGATGGACGCCGCCAAAGACATCCTGGGGAACATCGTGGACGAATTACCGGGAACGGTCCGCGATCGAGAGGTGTTCGAGCTGCGTCAGGGGGCCGGACACAGCGCCGGGACGACGCGAATGGGCACTGATCCGTCCGCGAGCGTGGTTGACGAGAACCTCAGAGCACACGACGTAGAAAATCTCTCTATTGCCGGTTCGAGTCCGTTCGTGACAATGGGGGCCTCCCAGCCGACGCTGACTATCGGCGCGACCTCGTTGCGCCTCGCCGAGTATCTCCACGACTCGGTACTCTGA
- a CDS encoding glycosyltransferase family 4 protein, whose protein sequence is MRGLNVLLINDSAEIVGGVEYVMQEEMTYLSNQGYTVRSIGLGTVESGDSFTDTTIPESDSRVVREVAGLTIEPKIYSRLRTEIGDFDPDVVHIHKSQKYPATIALATRGYPSIKTHHDYSTVCPSAWGVKQDTLEVCECGVGAKCWQHGCRTLPVVVGYYLPQQRVQRSMERRLIDKHIAPGQTLTDYLNDFGYDASRVPNPQPSENTDGNTADDGYFVFLGRLAEEKGVEKLIQAAVEIAADSNDIDIRIAGTGPLEEQLIEQAEQQCPESVEFLGYVSEEKKHELFTHARAVIVPSIWMEAFGMVVLEAMQCGTPVIGSDRGGIGELVQDGSTGLVYPATDSSMLAAQIRKLHTDPELAGDLGKRAQEWVCRNYSYEALGPVLESQLHAAVS, encoded by the coding sequence GTGAGGGGGCTCAACGTTCTATTGATAAACGATTCGGCGGAGATTGTCGGGGGTGTCGAGTATGTGATGCAAGAGGAGATGACGTACCTTTCCAACCAGGGGTATACCGTCAGATCGATCGGACTCGGGACAGTCGAATCCGGGGACTCGTTTACCGATACGACGATCCCCGAGTCAGATTCGCGGGTGGTACGGGAAGTTGCCGGCCTCACGATCGAGCCGAAAATTTACAGTCGATTACGAACAGAAATAGGTGATTTTGACCCCGATGTCGTACACATACACAAATCCCAGAAGTACCCGGCTACTATTGCACTCGCCACACGTGGGTATCCAAGCATAAAGACCCACCACGATTACTCTACCGTGTGTCCGTCAGCGTGGGGTGTCAAGCAGGATACGCTCGAGGTCTGTGAGTGCGGTGTGGGCGCGAAATGCTGGCAACACGGCTGTCGCACACTCCCCGTCGTCGTGGGCTACTATCTTCCCCAACAAAGGGTACAGCGGTCGATGGAGCGGCGGCTGATCGACAAACACATCGCACCGGGCCAGACTCTGACCGATTACCTGAATGACTTCGGATATGATGCATCGCGGGTCCCCAACCCACAACCGTCCGAGAATACCGATGGAAATACTGCAGACGACGGTTACTTTGTGTTTCTCGGTCGACTGGCGGAGGAAAAAGGAGTCGAAAAACTGATACAAGCAGCTGTAGAGATAGCCGCAGACAGCAACGACATCGATATACGCATCGCGGGGACGGGGCCGCTCGAAGAGCAGCTAATCGAACAGGCCGAACAACAGTGTCCAGAATCGGTCGAGTTTCTCGGATACGTGTCAGAAGAGAAAAAGCACGAACTTTTCACTCACGCACGGGCAGTGATCGTCCCGTCAATCTGGATGGAAGCGTTCGGAATGGTCGTGCTCGAAGCCATGCAATGTGGGACTCCAGTGATAGGTAGTGACAGAGGCGGTATCGGCGAACTCGTACAGGACGGAAGTACCGGCCTGGTGTATCCCGCCACAGATTCGTCGATGTTGGCGGCACAGATACGCAAACTCCACACTGATCCGGAGCTCGCGGGCGATCTCGGAAAGAGAGCGCAGGAGTGGGTCTGCCGTAATTACAGTTACGAGGCACTTGGACCGGTGCTTGAATCACAACTTCACGCCGCCGTGAGCTGA